In a genomic window of Pseudomonas mohnii:
- a CDS encoding sulfate ABC transporter substrate-binding protein — protein MSSIRQFALAALASALFAGSAVAKDYELLNVSYDPTRELYQDYNAEFIKFWQKDHAGDSVKIQQSHGGSGKQGRAVIDGLRADVVTLALAGDIDEIAKLGKTLPVDWQKRLPEASTPYTSTIVFLVRKGNPKGIKDWGDLIKNDVSVITPNPKTSGGARWNFLAAWAYGLKANGGDEAKAKEYVQTLFKHVPVLDTGARGSTITFVNNGQGDVLLAWENEAFLALKEDGGADKFDIVVPSLSILAEPPVAVVDKNAEKKGNEQIAEAYLKHLYSPAGQEIAAKNFYRPRDKDVAAKYANQFPKLELVTIDKDFGGWKTAQPKFFNDGGVFDQIYQAQ, from the coding sequence ATGTCGTCGATTCGTCAGTTCGCTTTGGCCGCCCTGGCCAGTGCCCTTTTTGCGGGTTCTGCGGTTGCCAAGGATTACGAGTTGCTCAACGTGTCGTACGACCCGACCCGTGAGCTGTATCAGGACTACAACGCCGAGTTCATCAAGTTCTGGCAGAAGGACCATGCTGGCGACAGCGTGAAGATCCAGCAGTCCCACGGTGGTTCGGGCAAGCAGGGTCGGGCGGTGATCGACGGTCTGCGTGCCGACGTCGTCACCCTGGCCCTGGCCGGTGATATCGATGAAATCGCCAAGCTTGGCAAGACACTGCCCGTCGACTGGCAAAAACGCCTGCCGGAGGCGAGCACGCCTTACACCTCGACCATCGTGTTCCTGGTGCGCAAGGGCAACCCTAAAGGCATCAAGGACTGGGGCGACCTGATCAAGAACGACGTATCGGTAATCACGCCGAACCCGAAAACCTCCGGCGGTGCACGCTGGAACTTCCTCGCTGCCTGGGCCTACGGCCTGAAAGCCAACGGCGGCGACGAAGCCAAAGCCAAGGAATACGTGCAAACTTTGTTCAAGCACGTGCCTGTGCTGGACACCGGTGCTCGCGGTTCGACCATCACCTTCGTCAACAACGGTCAGGGTGACGTGTTGCTGGCCTGGGAAAACGAAGCCTTCCTGGCGCTGAAAGAAGATGGCGGCGCCGACAAATTCGACATCGTCGTGCCTTCACTGTCGATCCTCGCCGAGCCTCCGGTGGCCGTCGTCGACAAGAACGCCGAGAAAAAGGGCAACGAGCAGATCGCCGAAGCCTATCTCAAGCACCTGTACAGCCCGGCTGGTCAGGAAATCGCGGCGAAAAACTTCTATCGTCCACGGGACAAGGATGTCGCCGCCAAGTACGCCAATCAGTTCCCGAAACTGGAGCTGGTCACCATCGATAAAGACTTCGGCGGCTGGAAAACCGCGCAACCGAAATTCTTCAACGACGGTGGCGTGTTCGACCAGATTTACCAGGCGCAGTAA
- the oscA gene encoding sulfur starvation response protein OscA, with translation MSASLRSVDGQDEATILREIQSALRDLRFGAVEITVHNAQVVQIERKEKFRLQNPGNKPG, from the coding sequence ATGAGCGCATCTCTACGTAGCGTTGACGGCCAGGACGAAGCAACCATCCTGCGTGAAATCCAGAGCGCCCTGCGCGATCTGCGTTTTGGCGCAGTGGAAATCACCGTCCACAACGCCCAGGTGGTTCAGATCGAACGCAAAGAAAAATTCCGCCTGCAGAACCCGGGAAACAAACCGGGCTGA
- the dibA gene encoding phosphodiesterase DibA yields the protein MSASYRYAVRAALLYLLLSMIWLQFSSHLLNSFFDNSAELSRWQLINGYAWVVISAGFIFIARARLLRCLGIGAKLRERSEDRERLRQAAAVFDCTREGVLVTNHDGLIVHVNRAFIQITGYQSEEVLGQRPSLFKSGRHPAAFYQAMFATLQSKGEWSGEIWNRRKSGEIYPQWQTIRLIHDDHGRLSHFVAVFSDISAIKNSEHELIRLAHHDPLTDLPNRLLFTDRAQQALTSAQAQKRGCALLMVDLDHFKMINDSLGHTIGDHMLKAVAERLAAMFGPGITLARLGGDEFAVLAESCPQLVQAAALAQRIIDGLKEPFLIDEHQLFINTSIGISLFPGDALSAEQLLRNADSALFKAKSAGRNGYALYTEELTAHAQQRVELAFELRRALEQQQLRVYYQPIHDMPTSRMIGVEALVRWEHPERGLVSPAEFIPVAERTGLIAEIDAWVMRQACQQMCQWQQAGVALSFVAVNVSSRLFARRELYQQVAQVLRDTGLDPAYLELEVTESAVMEDPEVALEQMHRLRELGVRLAIDDFGTGYSSLLRLKRLPVQKLKIDQGFVAGLPGDEDDGAIVRVIIALAHSMGMQVQAEGIEQVEQAALLLELGSHLGQGYWFGRPVPPGQLNWAHAPAIG from the coding sequence ATGTCTGCCAGCTATCGCTATGCCGTGCGTGCAGCGCTGCTTTACCTCTTGCTTTCTATGATCTGGCTGCAGTTCAGTAGCCATTTATTGAACAGCTTCTTCGATAATTCTGCCGAGCTTTCGCGATGGCAACTGATCAACGGTTATGCTTGGGTGGTGATCAGTGCCGGGTTTATCTTCATTGCCCGGGCGCGATTGCTTCGTTGTCTCGGCATCGGCGCCAAATTGCGTGAGCGCAGCGAAGACCGGGAGCGATTGCGTCAAGCCGCCGCTGTATTCGATTGCACCCGCGAAGGGGTATTGGTCACCAATCACGATGGATTGATTGTCCATGTGAACCGGGCTTTCATCCAAATCACCGGTTATCAGAGTGAGGAAGTGCTGGGGCAAAGGCCCAGCCTGTTCAAGTCCGGGCGCCACCCGGCCGCTTTCTATCAGGCGATGTTCGCGACACTCCAGAGCAAAGGCGAGTGGAGCGGGGAAATCTGGAACCGTCGCAAAAGCGGCGAAATCTATCCGCAATGGCAGACGATTCGTCTCATTCATGATGATCATGGGCGGCTAAGCCATTTCGTGGCCGTGTTTTCCGACATCAGCGCGATCAAGAACTCCGAACACGAACTGATTCGCCTGGCGCACCACGATCCATTGACCGATCTGCCCAACCGCTTGCTGTTCACCGATCGCGCCCAGCAGGCGTTGACTTCGGCGCAGGCTCAAAAGCGCGGCTGTGCGCTGCTGATGGTCGATCTGGATCACTTCAAGATGATCAACGACAGCCTCGGGCACACCATCGGCGATCACATGCTCAAAGCGGTGGCGGAGCGTCTTGCGGCGATGTTCGGGCCGGGCATTACGCTGGCACGGCTGGGGGGCGATGAGTTTGCGGTGCTGGCCGAGAGCTGTCCGCAATTGGTCCAGGCTGCGGCGCTGGCGCAGCGGATCATCGATGGCCTCAAAGAGCCGTTCCTTATCGACGAGCATCAGCTGTTCATCAACACCAGCATCGGTATCAGCCTGTTTCCCGGCGATGCCTTGAGCGCTGAGCAATTGTTGCGCAACGCCGACTCGGCGCTGTTCAAGGCCAAGAGCGCCGGCCGCAATGGCTATGCCCTCTACACCGAAGAGCTGACCGCCCACGCGCAACAACGGGTCGAGCTTGCATTCGAGCTGCGCCGCGCGCTGGAGCAGCAGCAATTGCGGGTTTACTACCAGCCGATCCATGACATGCCAACCAGCCGTATGATCGGTGTCGAGGCGCTGGTGCGTTGGGAGCATCCGGAGCGCGGATTAGTGTCGCCGGCAGAGTTCATTCCCGTCGCCGAGCGCACTGGGCTGATTGCCGAAATCGACGCCTGGGTCATGCGCCAAGCGTGTCAGCAAATGTGCCAGTGGCAACAGGCTGGCGTGGCCTTGTCGTTCGTCGCGGTGAATGTCTCATCGCGCCTGTTCGCCCGCCGTGAGCTGTATCAGCAAGTGGCTCAGGTGTTGCGTGACACCGGACTGGACCCGGCCTATCTGGAACTGGAGGTCACTGAGAGCGCGGTGATGGAAGACCCGGAGGTCGCGCTTGAGCAAATGCACCGATTGCGCGAATTGGGGGTGCGCCTGGCCATCGATGACTTCGGCACCGGTTATTCGTCGCTGCTGCGGCTCAAGCGCCTGCCGGTGCAGAAGCTCAAGATCGATCAGGGTTTTGTCGCCGGGCTGCCGGGGGACGAAGACGACGGAGCCATTGTGCGGGTGATCATTGCCCTGGCGCACAGCATGGGAATGCAGGTGCAGGCCGAGGGGATCGAGCAGGTCGAACAGGCGGCGCTCCTGCTTGAGCTTGGCAGCCATCTGGGCCAGGGGTATTGGTTCGGGCGGCCGGTGCCTCCTGGGCAACTGAATTGGGCGCATGCACCGGCAATCGGTTAA